The following proteins come from a genomic window of Corallococcus sp. NCRR:
- the scpA gene encoding methylmalonyl-CoA mutase, translated as MRPTVPDFSRVAFDAPETQTPASVLEQQRAKATQATAAAERWDTPEGIPVKPLYTREDLEGMAHLGSLPGLPPFVRGPYSTMYVQQPWTVRQYAGFSTAEASNAFYRRNLAAGQKGLSIAFDLATHRGYDSDHPRVAGDVGMAGVAIDSIKDMRILFDRIPLDQMSVSMTMNGAVLPVLALYVVAAEEQGVKPEQLSGTIQNDILKEFMVRNTYIYPPGPSMRIIGDIFKFTAERMPRFNSISISGYHMQEAGATQDLELGYTLADGVEYVRAGLAAGLGVDAFAPRLSFFWAIGMNFFMEVAKMRAARLLWARLIKGFNPKSDKSLALRTHCQTSGWSLTAQDVYNNVVRTCVEAMAATQGHTQSLHTNSLDEAIALPTDFSARIARNTQLYLQLESGTTRVIDPWGGSYYVERLTHELAQKAWGHIQEVEALGGMTKAIEAGLPKLRIEEAAARTQARIDSGRQAIIGVNKYPPERPDNIEILKVDNSAVREAQIARLRELRAERNGEEVRRRLDALTEAGRRNEGNLLALAIDAARAKATVGEISDALEKVFGRYEATVRGVTGVYSAEAGQAQGIAEARAKADDFLERFGRRPRILIAKMGQDGHDRGQKVIATAFADLGFDVDIGPLFQTPEESARQAVENDVHVVGASSLAAGHLTLVPQLKHALKALGREDIMVVVGGVIPPQDYDALRAAGAAAIFGPGTVIAKAAIELLDKLAAEQEAA; from the coding sequence ATGCGCCCCACCGTTCCGGACTTCTCCCGCGTCGCCTTCGACGCCCCTGAAACCCAGACGCCCGCGTCCGTGCTGGAGCAGCAGCGCGCGAAGGCGACCCAAGCCACGGCCGCCGCCGAGCGCTGGGACACGCCCGAGGGCATCCCCGTCAAGCCGCTCTACACCCGCGAGGACCTGGAGGGCATGGCGCACCTGGGCTCGCTGCCGGGCCTGCCGCCCTTCGTGCGCGGCCCGTACTCCACCATGTACGTGCAGCAGCCGTGGACGGTGCGCCAGTACGCGGGCTTCTCCACGGCGGAGGCGTCCAACGCCTTCTACCGCCGCAACCTCGCGGCCGGTCAGAAGGGCCTGTCCATCGCGTTCGACCTGGCCACGCACCGGGGCTACGACAGCGACCACCCGCGCGTCGCGGGCGACGTGGGCATGGCGGGCGTCGCCATCGACTCCATCAAGGACATGCGCATCCTGTTCGACCGCATCCCGCTCGACCAGATGAGCGTGTCGATGACGATGAACGGCGCCGTCCTCCCCGTGCTCGCGCTCTACGTGGTCGCGGCCGAGGAACAGGGCGTGAAGCCCGAGCAGCTCAGCGGGACCATCCAGAACGACATCCTCAAGGAGTTCATGGTCCGCAACACGTACATCTATCCGCCCGGCCCCTCGATGCGCATCATCGGGGACATCTTCAAGTTCACGGCGGAGCGGATGCCGCGCTTCAACAGCATCAGCATCAGCGGCTACCACATGCAGGAGGCCGGCGCGACGCAGGACCTGGAGCTGGGCTACACGCTGGCGGACGGCGTGGAGTACGTGAGAGCGGGCCTCGCCGCCGGCCTGGGCGTGGACGCGTTCGCCCCGCGCCTGTCGTTCTTCTGGGCCATCGGGATGAACTTCTTCATGGAGGTGGCCAAGATGCGCGCGGCCCGCCTCCTCTGGGCCCGCCTCATCAAGGGCTTCAACCCCAAGAGCGACAAGAGCCTGGCGCTGCGCACCCACTGCCAGACGTCCGGCTGGAGCCTCACCGCGCAGGACGTCTACAACAACGTCGTGCGCACCTGCGTGGAGGCCATGGCCGCGACGCAGGGCCACACGCAGAGCCTGCACACCAACTCGCTGGATGAAGCCATCGCGCTGCCCACGGACTTCAGCGCGCGCATCGCCCGCAACACGCAGCTGTACCTCCAGCTGGAGAGCGGCACCACGCGCGTCATCGACCCGTGGGGCGGCAGCTACTACGTGGAGCGCCTCACCCACGAATTGGCCCAGAAGGCCTGGGGCCACATCCAGGAGGTCGAGGCGCTGGGCGGCATGACCAAGGCCATTGAAGCCGGCCTGCCCAAGCTGCGCATCGAGGAGGCCGCCGCGCGCACGCAGGCGCGCATCGACTCCGGGCGCCAGGCCATCATCGGCGTGAACAAGTACCCGCCGGAGCGCCCGGACAACATCGAGATCCTCAAGGTGGACAACTCCGCCGTGCGCGAGGCGCAGATTGCCCGCCTGCGGGAGCTGCGCGCGGAGCGCAACGGCGAAGAGGTCCGCCGCCGCCTGGACGCGCTCACGGAGGCGGGCCGCCGCAACGAGGGCAACCTGCTGGCGCTGGCCATCGACGCGGCGCGGGCGAAGGCCACCGTGGGGGAAATCAGCGACGCCCTGGAGAAGGTCTTCGGGCGCTACGAGGCCACCGTGCGCGGGGTGACGGGCGTGTACTCAGCGGAAGCAGGACAGGCGCAGGGCATCGCGGAGGCTCGGGCGAAGGCGGATGACTTCCTGGAGCGCTTCGGCCGCCGGCCGCGCATCCTCATCGCGAAGATGGGCCAGGACGGCCACGACCGCGGACAGAAGGTCATCGCCACCGCGTTCGCGGACCTGGGCTTCGACGTGGACATCGGCCCGCTGTTCCAGACGCCGGAGGAGTCCGCGCGCCAGGCGGTGGAGAACGACGTGCACGTGGTGGGCGCGTCGTCGCTCGCCGCGGGCCACCTCACGCTGGTGCCGCAGCTCAAGCACGCCCTCAAGGCCCTGGGCCGCGAGGACATCATGGTCGTGGTGGGCGGCGTCATCCCGCCGCAGGACTACGACGCGCTCCGCGCCGCCGGTGCCGCCGCCATCTTCGGCCCGGGCACCGTCATCGCGAAGGCTGCCATCGAGCTGCTCGACAAGCTGGCCGCCGAGCAGGAGGCGGCGTGA
- the meaB gene encoding methylmalonyl Co-A mutase-associated GTPase MeaB produces MKPLSADTYVDGVRAGDRAVLARAITLVESEHPKHAALAQEVLTRLLPHTGKSRRVGISGVPGVGKSTFIDALGMHLVGGGHKVAVLAIDPSSTVTGGSILGDKTRMYRLAREMAAYIRPSPSSGTLGGVARKTRETLLLCEAAGFDVVLVETVGVGQSETVVADLVDFYLVLMLAGAGDELQGIKRGILEVADMVAINKADGDNLPRATRARAEYRAALHLMRPGAEPVVTTCSAMEGTGIDTLWASVVDVIAKRESSGELSHRRTQQQVGWMWAMVNDGLRAALRAHPEVAALVPVLEQAVREGRATPTSAALRVLGAFLPQSQV; encoded by the coding sequence GTGAAGCCGCTTTCCGCGGACACCTACGTGGACGGCGTGCGCGCGGGCGACAGGGCGGTGCTCGCGCGCGCCATCACCCTGGTGGAGAGCGAGCACCCGAAGCACGCCGCGCTCGCGCAGGAGGTCCTCACGCGGCTGCTGCCCCACACCGGCAAGAGCCGCCGCGTGGGCATCAGCGGCGTGCCCGGCGTGGGCAAGAGCACCTTCATCGACGCGCTGGGCATGCACCTGGTGGGCGGCGGCCACAAAGTCGCGGTGCTCGCCATCGACCCGTCCAGCACCGTGACGGGCGGCAGCATCCTGGGCGACAAGACGCGCATGTACCGGCTGGCGCGCGAGATGGCCGCGTACATCCGCCCCAGCCCCTCCAGCGGCACGCTGGGCGGCGTCGCGCGCAAGACGCGGGAGACGCTGCTGCTCTGCGAGGCCGCCGGCTTCGACGTGGTGCTGGTGGAGACGGTGGGCGTGGGCCAGTCCGAGACCGTGGTCGCGGACCTGGTGGACTTCTACCTGGTGCTGATGCTCGCGGGCGCCGGTGACGAGCTCCAGGGCATCAAGCGCGGCATCCTGGAAGTCGCGGACATGGTGGCCATCAACAAGGCGGACGGCGACAACCTGCCGCGCGCCACGCGGGCCCGCGCGGAGTACCGCGCCGCCCTGCACCTGATGCGCCCCGGCGCGGAGCCGGTGGTCACCACGTGCAGCGCCATGGAGGGCACCGGCATCGACACGCTGTGGGCCTCCGTGGTGGACGTCATCGCGAAGCGCGAGTCCTCCGGCGAGCTGTCGCACCGGCGCACCCAGCAGCAGGTGGGCTGGATGTGGGCCATGGTGAACGACGGCCTGCGAGCGGCCCTGCGGGCGCACCCCGAGGTGGCCGCCCTGGTGCCGGTCCTGGAGCAGGCCGTACGCGAAGGACGCGCGACGCCCACCTCCGCCGCACTGCGTGTGCTGGGCGCATTCCTGCCGCAATCGCAGGTCTGA
- a CDS encoding methylmalonyl-CoA mutase family protein, which translates to MRHPQPNTAPQPYRPRHHVRIVTAASLFDGHDAAINVMRRLMQSSGAEIIHLGHNRSVAEIVDCAIQEDAQGIALTSYQGGHVEYFKYMIDLLRERGANIKVFGGGGGTILPTEIEELHKYGVARIYSPDDGRAMGLQGMIDDLISQCDFEKRPSDFKGLLKAPLPREPERIASLITIAENFADAGEELRSALKTTGTDAPRVPVLGITGTGGAGKSSLVDELVRRFLADFPDKTLAVLSVDPSKRKSGGALLGDRIRMNAIDNPRVYMRSMATRQSNLALSRHVAHSIEVCKAAGFDLIVVETSGIGQSDTEITEHSDVALYVMTAEYGAATQLEKIDMLDFADVIAINKFDKRGSLDALRDVKKQWKRNHNAFTLADDAVPVYGTIASQFNDPGMNTLYRAIIDALVKKTGAKLDSRFQLTPGMSEKKWIIPPERTRYLAEIVDACEDYDGFARAQAAIARRMYQLHGTIQALRQNVGKKKLEIVEPKSADDVVQVTERVEGEPAYLGDLVALYQDLESRLHADCRRLLAEWPATKKRYAASKYQFQVRDKVIELDLISETLSHLRVPKIALPKYEDWGDILTWLLRENAPGAFPFTAGVFPLKREGEDPARMFAGEGGPERTNKRFHYVSRGLPAKRLSTAFDSVTLYGEDPDHRPDIYGKVGNSGVSIANVDDAKKLYSGFDLADPSTSVSMTINGPAPMLLGFFLNAAVDQQCEKWIRANGKVEEVEKKIEALYQERGLPRPRYQGELPQGNDGLGLLLLGVSGDEVLPADVYAKIRASTLQAVRGTVQADILKEDQAQNTCIFSTEFALRVMGDIQQYFIDQKVRNFYSVSISGYHIAEAGANPISQLAFTLANGFTFVEYYLSRGMHIDDFAPNLSFFFSNGMDPEYAVLGRVARRIWAKAIRDKYGGNDRSQKLKYHIQTSGRSLHAQEIAFNDIRTTLQALLALNDNCNSLHTNAYDEAITTPTEESVRRALAIQLVINKEFGLSKNENPNQGSFIIEELTDLVEAAVLNEFRAISERGGVLGAMERMYQRSKIQEESLYYEMQKHDGTLPIIGVNTFLDPKGSPTVTPPEVIRATKEEKDYAITARDAFWKRNAKTAPAALEAVRRAALDNGNVFGALMDACKVCTLGQLSRALYEVGGQYRRNM; encoded by the coding sequence GTGCGACACCCCCAACCGAACACCGCTCCCCAGCCGTACCGGCCCCGCCACCACGTCCGCATCGTCACGGCCGCCAGCCTCTTCGACGGACACGACGCGGCCATCAACGTGATGCGCCGCCTGATGCAGTCCTCCGGCGCGGAGATCATCCACCTGGGCCACAACCGGTCCGTGGCTGAAATCGTGGACTGCGCCATCCAGGAGGACGCCCAGGGCATCGCCCTCACGTCCTACCAGGGCGGCCACGTCGAGTACTTCAAGTACATGATTGATTTGCTGCGCGAGCGCGGTGCGAACATCAAGGTGTTCGGCGGCGGCGGCGGCACCATCCTCCCCACGGAAATCGAGGAGCTGCACAAGTACGGCGTCGCGCGCATCTATTCCCCGGACGACGGCCGCGCCATGGGCCTCCAGGGGATGATCGACGACCTCATCTCCCAATGTGACTTCGAAAAGCGCCCCTCCGACTTCAAGGGCCTGCTCAAGGCCCCGCTGCCCCGCGAGCCGGAGCGCATCGCGTCGCTCATCACCATCGCGGAGAACTTCGCGGACGCGGGAGAGGAGCTGCGAAGCGCGCTGAAGACCACGGGCACGGACGCGCCCCGGGTGCCCGTGCTGGGCATCACCGGCACGGGCGGCGCCGGCAAGTCCAGCCTGGTGGACGAGCTGGTGCGCCGCTTCCTGGCGGACTTCCCGGACAAGACGCTGGCCGTGCTCTCCGTGGACCCGTCCAAGCGCAAGTCCGGCGGCGCGCTCCTGGGCGACCGCATCCGCATGAACGCCATCGACAACCCGCGCGTCTACATGCGCTCGATGGCCACCCGCCAGAGCAACCTGGCCCTGTCCCGTCACGTCGCCCACTCGATTGAAGTCTGCAAGGCGGCGGGCTTCGACCTCATCGTGGTGGAGACCTCCGGCATCGGGCAGTCGGACACCGAAATCACCGAGCACTCGGACGTGGCGCTCTACGTGATGACGGCCGAGTACGGCGCGGCGACGCAGCTCGAGAAGATCGACATGCTCGACTTCGCGGACGTCATCGCCATCAACAAGTTCGACAAGCGCGGGTCGCTGGACGCGCTGCGCGACGTGAAGAAGCAGTGGAAGCGCAACCACAACGCCTTCACCCTGGCGGATGACGCGGTGCCCGTGTACGGCACCATCGCGTCGCAGTTCAACGACCCGGGCATGAACACGCTCTACCGGGCCATCATCGACGCGCTGGTGAAGAAGACGGGCGCGAAGCTGGACAGCCGCTTCCAGCTCACGCCCGGCATGAGCGAAAAGAAGTGGATCATCCCCCCGGAGCGCACGCGCTACCTGGCGGAGATCGTCGACGCCTGCGAGGACTACGACGGCTTCGCGCGCGCCCAGGCCGCCATCGCCCGGCGCATGTACCAGTTGCACGGCACCATCCAGGCCCTGCGCCAGAACGTGGGGAAGAAGAAGCTGGAGATCGTCGAGCCGAAGAGCGCGGACGACGTGGTGCAGGTGACGGAGCGCGTGGAGGGCGAGCCCGCGTACCTGGGCGACCTGGTGGCGCTGTACCAGGACCTGGAGAGCCGCCTGCACGCGGACTGCCGGCGCCTGCTGGCCGAGTGGCCCGCGACGAAGAAGCGCTACGCCGCGTCCAAGTACCAGTTCCAGGTGCGCGACAAGGTCATCGAGCTGGACCTCATCAGCGAGACGCTGTCGCACCTGCGCGTGCCCAAGATCGCCCTGCCCAAGTATGAGGACTGGGGCGACATCCTGACGTGGCTCCTGCGGGAGAACGCGCCGGGCGCCTTCCCGTTCACCGCGGGCGTCTTCCCGCTCAAGCGCGAGGGCGAGGACCCCGCGCGCATGTTCGCGGGCGAGGGCGGCCCGGAGCGCACCAACAAGCGCTTCCACTACGTGTCACGCGGCCTGCCGGCGAAGCGCCTGTCCACGGCGTTCGACTCGGTGACGCTGTACGGAGAGGACCCGGACCACCGGCCGGACATCTACGGCAAGGTGGGCAACTCGGGTGTTTCCATCGCGAACGTGGACGACGCGAAGAAGCTCTACTCCGGCTTCGACCTGGCGGACCCGTCCACGTCCGTGTCCATGACCATCAACGGCCCGGCGCCCATGCTGCTGGGCTTCTTCCTCAACGCCGCGGTGGATCAGCAGTGCGAGAAGTGGATCCGCGCCAACGGCAAGGTGGAGGAGGTCGAGAAGAAGATCGAAGCGCTCTACCAGGAGCGCGGCCTGCCGCGTCCGCGCTACCAGGGCGAGCTGCCCCAGGGCAACGACGGGCTGGGCCTGCTGCTCCTGGGCGTGTCCGGTGACGAGGTGCTGCCGGCGGACGTCTACGCGAAGATCCGTGCGTCCACGCTCCAGGCGGTGCGCGGCACGGTGCAGGCGGACATCCTCAAGGAGGACCAGGCGCAGAACACCTGCATCTTCTCCACGGAGTTCGCCCTGCGCGTGATGGGCGACATCCAGCAGTACTTCATCGACCAGAAGGTGCGGAACTTCTACTCGGTGTCCATTTCCGGGTACCACATCGCGGAGGCCGGGGCGAACCCCATCTCCCAGCTGGCCTTCACGCTGGCCAACGGCTTCACCTTCGTCGAGTACTACCTGTCGCGCGGGATGCACATCGACGACTTCGCGCCCAACCTGTCGTTCTTCTTCTCCAACGGCATGGACCCGGAGTACGCGGTGCTGGGGCGCGTGGCCCGCCGCATCTGGGCCAAGGCCATCCGGGACAAGTACGGCGGCAACGACCGGTCGCAGAAGCTGAAGTATCACATCCAGACGTCCGGCCGTTCCCTGCACGCGCAGGAGATTGCCTTCAACGACATCCGCACCACGTTGCAGGCATTGCTGGCGCTCAACGACAACTGCAATTCGTTGCACACGAACGCCTACGACGAGGCCATCACCACGCCCACGGAGGAGAGCGTCCGGCGCGCGCTGGCCATCCAACTGGTCATCAACAAGGAGTTCGGCCTGTCGAAGAACGAGAACCCCAACCAGGGCTCGTTCATCATCGAGGAGCTGACGGACCTGGTGGAGGCGGCGGTGCTCAACGAGTTCCGCGCCATCTCCGAGCGCGGCGGCGTGCTGGGCGCCATGGAGCGCATGTACCAGCGCTCCAAGATTCAAGAGGAGTCGCTCTACTACGAGATGCAGAAGCACGACGGGACGCTGCCCATCATCGGCGTGAACACCTTCCTGGACCCCAAGGGTTCCCCCACGGTGACGCCGCCGGAGGTTATTCGCGCGACGAAGGAGGAGAAGGACTACGCCATCACCGCGCGTGACGCCTTCTGGAAGCGCAACGCGAAGACGGCGCCCGCGGCCCTGGAGGCGGTGCGCCGCGCGGCCCTGGACAACGGCAACGTGTTCGGCGCGCTGATGGACGCCTGCAAGGTGTGCACGCTGGGCCAGCTGTCCCGCGCGCTGTACGAGGTGGGCGGCCAGTACCGGCGCAACATGTGA
- a CDS encoding SDR family oxidoreductase, with translation MTTDIQGKVVAITGASSGIGEATARLLASQGAKVVLGARRADRLEALTGELRGQGGEVRYRPLDVTKREDVEGFVAFTLKEFGRLDVLINNAGVMPLSKLEELKLDEWNRMIDVNIRGVLHGIAAGLPVMKRQKSGQFINLSSIGGHSVSPTAAVYCATKFAVMALSEGLRQEVGADIRVTVISPGVTQSELADSISDPASREYMREFRKDAIPADAIARAIRYAISQPADVDVSEIIIRPTSSPY, from the coding sequence ATGACGACGGACATCCAGGGCAAGGTGGTGGCCATCACGGGCGCGAGCAGCGGCATTGGCGAGGCGACAGCCCGCCTGCTCGCCAGCCAGGGCGCGAAGGTGGTGCTGGGCGCGCGCCGGGCCGACCGGCTGGAGGCGCTGACGGGCGAGCTGCGAGGCCAGGGCGGTGAGGTGCGCTACCGGCCGCTGGACGTGACGAAGCGCGAGGACGTGGAGGGCTTCGTGGCCTTCACGCTGAAGGAGTTCGGGCGGCTGGACGTGCTCATCAACAACGCGGGGGTGATGCCGCTGTCCAAGCTGGAGGAGCTGAAGCTGGACGAGTGGAACCGGATGATCGACGTGAACATCCGGGGCGTGCTGCACGGCATCGCGGCGGGGCTGCCGGTGATGAAGCGCCAGAAGTCAGGGCAGTTCATCAATCTGTCTTCCATTGGCGGGCACTCGGTGAGCCCGACGGCGGCGGTGTACTGCGCCACGAAGTTCGCGGTGATGGCCCTCTCCGAAGGGCTGCGCCAGGAGGTGGGCGCGGACATCCGGGTGACGGTGATTTCGCCCGGAGTCACCCAGTCGGAGCTGGCGGACAGCATCAGCGACCCGGCGTCTCGCGAGTACATGCGCGAGTTCCGCAAGGACGCCATCCCGGCGGACGCCATCGCCCGCGCCATCCGCTACGCCATCAGCCAGCCGGCGGACGTGGACGTGAGTGAGATCATCATCCGCCCCACGTCGAGTCCGTACTGA
- a CDS encoding AraC family transcriptional regulator — translation MPTDLSPHLSELALLLERHTPTDGIHATAIPRMVLIRASQPSTPLHALQEPALCIVARGRKQVLLGDELYVYGPDQCLVASVDLPVTGQVVEASADAPYLCFRLDLEPGQLGSLMMEAALDAPGPTDMVRGLALGPVGAPLLDATARLVRLLDTPRDIPVLAPLVIREILYRLLTGENSERLRRIAVADSRRESVTRAIHWLKEHYAAPLRIERLARAVHMSPSALHHHFKSVTAMSPLQYQKQLRLQEARRLMLAQAMDAAMAGHSVGYESPSQFSREYSRMFGAPPSRDIARLRESLASAPAAVR, via the coding sequence ATGCCGACCGACCTGAGCCCGCATCTGTCCGAGCTGGCGTTGCTGCTGGAGCGCCACACGCCCACGGACGGCATCCACGCCACGGCCATCCCGCGCATGGTGCTCATCCGCGCCTCCCAGCCCTCCACGCCCCTGCACGCGCTGCAGGAGCCGGCGCTGTGCATCGTGGCGCGGGGCCGCAAGCAGGTGCTCCTGGGCGACGAGCTGTATGTCTATGGGCCGGACCAGTGCCTGGTCGCGTCCGTGGACCTGCCCGTCACGGGGCAGGTGGTGGAGGCCTCCGCGGACGCGCCCTACCTCTGCTTCCGGTTGGACCTGGAGCCCGGGCAGTTGGGCAGCCTGATGATGGAGGCCGCGCTGGACGCGCCCGGCCCCACGGACATGGTCCGGGGCCTGGCCCTGGGTCCGGTGGGCGCGCCGCTGCTGGACGCGACGGCGCGGCTGGTGCGGCTGTTGGACACGCCGCGCGACATCCCCGTGCTCGCGCCGCTCGTCATCCGCGAAATCCTCTACCGCCTGCTGACCGGCGAGAACTCCGAACGGCTGCGGCGCATCGCCGTGGCGGACAGCCGCCGCGAGTCCGTCACCCGCGCCATCCACTGGCTCAAGGAACACTACGCCGCGCCGCTGCGCATCGAACGGCTGGCGCGCGCCGTCCACATGAGCCCGTCCGCGCTCCACCACCACTTCAAGTCCGTCACCGCGATGAGCCCGCTGCAATACCAGAAGCAGCTGCGGCTCCAGGAGGCCCGCCGCCTGATGCTGGCCCAGGCCATGGACGCGGCCATGGCCGGACACTCGGTGGGCTACGAGAGCCCGTCCCAGTTCAGCCGCGAGTACAGCAGGATGTTCGGTGCACCACCTTCACGTGACATCGCGAGGCTGCGGGAGTCGCTCGCCTCCGCCCCAGCGGCGGTGCGCTAG
- a CDS encoding ferritin-like domain-containing protein, protein MSSGEGGDWGLKHTAAQLTAEELEQVAREEPLRDSALPPSGSAVRFLRVHLMRIAGHLGELHLPDFQEVVGAALQAVEGPAPLLFVAQLRERLAFERTSSRLYAGLLVKTHALGSYPGGPTPERLVELHNQELDHLNLIRECIYRLGMDAPQLMAHGDSADPRPHGLLRAVDDPCATLPDALRAVLISEILNNAGWAMLVDLAQELGPPDLVDAFREVLREETLHLEEVTTWVANLPDDVRVTGARVSAS, encoded by the coding sequence ATGTCATCTGGCGAAGGCGGAGACTGGGGACTGAAGCACACGGCGGCGCAGCTCACCGCCGAGGAGCTGGAGCAGGTGGCCCGCGAGGAGCCGCTCCGGGACTCCGCCCTGCCCCCCTCGGGCAGCGCCGTGCGGTTCCTGCGGGTGCACCTCATGCGCATCGCGGGACACCTGGGCGAGCTGCACCTGCCGGACTTCCAGGAGGTGGTAGGCGCCGCGCTCCAGGCCGTGGAGGGCCCCGCGCCCCTGCTCTTCGTCGCGCAGCTGCGGGAGCGGCTCGCCTTCGAGCGGACCAGTTCCCGGCTCTACGCGGGCCTGCTGGTGAAGACGCATGCCCTGGGCAGCTACCCGGGAGGCCCCACGCCGGAGCGGCTGGTGGAGCTGCACAACCAGGAGCTGGACCACCTGAACCTCATCCGCGAGTGCATCTACCGGCTCGGCATGGACGCGCCCCAGTTGATGGCGCACGGGGACAGCGCGGATCCGCGGCCCCATGGGCTGCTGCGGGCCGTGGACGACCCGTGCGCCACGCTCCCGGACGCGCTGCGCGCGGTCCTCATCTCCGAAATCCTCAACAACGCCGGCTGGGCGATGCTCGTGGACCTGGCCCAGGAGCTGGGACCGCCCGACCTGGTGGACGCCTTCCGCGAAGTCCTTCGCGAGGAGACGCTCCACCTGGAAGAGGTCACCACCTGGGTCGCCAACCTGCCGGACGACGTCCGCGTCACCGGCGCGCGGGTCTCCGCCAGCTGA